DNA from Dietzia lutea:
GGATCGTCGATGTCGACGTCGACGATCTCCCAGCCGTCCTGCTTCGGCTCCCGGATGATGGCGGCCTTGGTGCGCATTCGCGTCTCCTCGGATGAGAAAGGGTGATGAGCGAGAAAGGGTGATGTGACACCGGTCACGTGACCAGTGTCGCAGTTCAACCTACTCTGACTCTGCTGCCCAGGAGGGCTGTCTGCGTTCCAGGAACGCCGTCATCCCCTCGGCGACCTCGGGGGTGCCGAACAGGCGGGCCGTGACGCCCGCCAGGTCCTCGCCCCGGGCATCCAACTCGGCGAGCAGTGGTGCGCTGAGCAGGGCCTTGTTCTCCCGGAGGCCCTGCGGGGAGCAGGGCCTGAACGCCGCGACGAGCTCGTCGACGGCGGCGTCGAGGTCCTCCACGGCCTCGGAGAGCAACCCGATCGCACGTGCGTGGTCGGCATCGAACTTCTCGCCCGTCAGCAGTGCCCGCGTGAGGTCACGCGAGTTCACGCGCGCGGCCAGCGGTACCGAGATCATGGCCGCGGCGAGGCCGAGGCGGACCTCGGTCAGTGCGAACGTCGAGGCCGGGGCGGCCAACGCGAAGTCGCATGCCGCCACCAGTCCCATCCCGCCTGCACGGACGTGACCGTCGACGGCCGCGATCACGGGCTTGGGATGGGACGCGATCGCCCGCAGCAGTCCCAGGAAGATCCGGGTCCGCTCGGCCGCCCGGTCCTCGGGGCTCCCCTGACCCGATGACGCCTCGGACAGGTCCGCCCCGGCGCAGAACGTGCCGCCCGCGTGCCCGAGCACCACCACCCGCGCGGCGTCCTCGCCGGCCGCGCGATCCAGCGCGGCGTGGAGTTGCTCGACGAGTGCCGTGGAGATGGCGTTCCGGTTGTGTTGCGAGTCGAGGGTGAGGCGGGCGGCACCGCCGGAGACCTCGTAGCGCACCAGGGTCCGACCGGCCCCGGCCTGATCACTCACGGCTCGTTCACTCATGTCGCGGCCTCTCAGTAGCTCTTCGGCAGCCCGAGCGAGTGCTGCGCCACGTAGTTGAGGATCATCTCCCGGCTCACCGGCGCGATGCGGGGCAGCCGGGACGCGGCGAGCATCCCCGCCAGGCCGTACTCGACCGACAGTCCGTTGCCGCCGAGGGTCTGGATGGCCTGGTCGACCGAGCGGGCCGAGACCTCTCCGGAGGCGTACTTGGCCATGTTCGCGGCCTCCCCGGCGAGGTCGTCGCGGCCGGCGTCGACCAGGGCGGCGGCCTTGCGCATCATCAGCCGCGCGAGTTCGAGCTCGATCTTGCACTGCGCGAGTGGATGGGCGACGCCCTGGTGTGCGCCGATGGGGGTCTTCCACACGGCGCGCTCGTTGGCGTACTTCGTGGCCCGGTCCAGGGCGAAGCGCGCGGTGCCGCACGCCATCCCGGAGGCCATGATGCGCTCGGGGTTGAGGCCGGCGAACAGCATGAGCAGGGCGGTGTCGCCGTCGCCGATGAGCGCCTCGGCGGGCACGCGGACGTCGTCGAAGTACAGCTGGAACTGCCGCTCGGGAGTGCGGACCTCGGTGGGGATGTGCGTCCGCTCGAGGCCGGGCGCGTCGGTGGGGACCATGAACAACGCCGGTTCGAGCCGACCGGAGGTGGAACCCTCGAGACGCGCCACGACGAGGATCGCGTCGGCCTGGTCGACGCCCGAGATGTACGTCTTCTGGCCGGAGATGAGGAAGTCCGAGCCGTCGCGACGGGCGGTCGTGGTGATGGCGTGCGAGTTGGACCCGGCGTCGGGCTCGGTGATCGCGAACGAGGTGATGGTCTCCCCCGACGCGATGCCGGGCAGCCAGCGCTTCTTCTGCGCCTCGGTGCCGAACCGCGAGATGATGGTGCCGTTGATCGCGGGCGAGACCACCATCATGAGCAGCCCGGCGCCGGCGGCGGAGAGCTCCTCCTCGACGATCGCGAGCTCGGTCATCCCGGCGCCGCCACCGCCGTACTCCTCGGGCAGGTTCACGCCGAGCAGGCCGAGCTTCCCGGCCTCGGTCCACAGCTCGTCGGTGGTCTCGCCCGCGTCGGACTTGGATCGCATGTACTCGAGCCCGTATCGGCAGCCCAGGTCGTAGGCGACCTTCCGGAGCTGGGCCTGCTCGTCGGTGTCGATCACAGGGTTGGGGATCGGTGAGATGTCGGTCATCGCGGTCACTCCTGGGCGGTGGTGGTGTCGGTACCGACGCTGTCGGTGGCGGCGCCGTCGGTATCGGTGCCGTGGGTGTCGGTGGCGGGTTCGGTGACGACGGCGAGGACCGTTCCCGACTCGACCTGGGTGCCGACCTCCACGGGGAGCTCGGTGACGATGCCGTCGACGGCGGCCGCGATGGTGTGTTCCATCTTCATGGCCTCCATCCACAGCAGGGGCTGGCCCGCGGTGACGGTGTCCCCGACGGAGACGGCCACCCGGATGACCGAACCCGGCATGGGTGCGAGCAGGGACCCCGCGGCGACCTCGGCGGCCGGGTCTGTATAGCGCGGCGGTTCGACGAGCGAGACGGGCCCGAGCGGCGAGTCGACCTCGACGACGGTGTCCGCGCCCGGGGTCTCGTAACGCGCCACGGTGAACACCCGGCGCACCCCCCGGACCGCGAGGACGGCGGAGTCGGCGGACACGTCCTCGATGCTGACGACGTCGGCGAGCTCACCGTCCGGGCGGGGGCCCGAGCGGTCGCGGAGGTAGCTCACCTCCAGTTCGTCCTCACCGATCCGGAACGTCCGCTTCTGGAGGGTGCGACCGACGTTGCGGAAGCCGGCCTGCGCCAGGGCGACGGGGCCCGCCGCGTGGTCGGCCGTGCCGGATACGACGGCGGCGGCCAGGGCGGAGATCTGCACCGCCTCCGCGTCGGCGAGCGGCGCGGCCAGCGACTGGGCACCGTGATCGTCGAGGAACGCGGTCGACAGGTTTCCGGCGATGAACTCGGGGTGCCGCAGCACGCGCACGAGCTGGGCGCGGTTGGTGGTCAGGCCGTGGACCTTCGCCCGGGACAGGGCACCGGCGAGCGATACGCAGGCCTCGGTCCGGGTGCGGCCGTACGAGATGACCTTGGCCAGCATGGGGTCGTAGTGCACGCCGATCAGCGCGCCGTCCGGGCCGGGTTCGACACCGCTGTCGAGGCGGATGCCCGGGTGGTGCGGCCCGGAGAACCGCGACGAGACGCCGGGGACGTCCAGCGCCCACAGGGTCCCCGACCCGGGCGTGTAGTCGTTCGCGGGGTCCTCGGCGTACAGGCGGGCCTCGAGGGACCAGCCGTGGGCGGCCGGGGGCTCGGCC
Protein-coding regions in this window:
- a CDS encoding enoyl-CoA hydratase family protein, which produces MSERAVSDQAGAGRTLVRYEVSGGAARLTLDSQHNRNAISTALVEQLHAALDRAAGEDAARVVVLGHAGGTFCAGADLSEASSGQGSPEDRAAERTRIFLGLLRAIASHPKPVIAAVDGHVRAGGMGLVAACDFALAAPASTFALTEVRLGLAAAMISVPLAARVNSRDLTRALLTGEKFDADHARAIGLLSEAVEDLDAAVDELVAAFRPCSPQGLRENKALLSAPLLAELDARGEDLAGVTARLFGTPEVAEGMTAFLERRQPSWAAESE
- a CDS encoding acetyl/propionyl/methylcrotonyl-CoA carboxylase subunit alpha produces the protein MSTTPITSVLVANRGEIARRVHHTARALGMSTVAVFSDADADAPHTREADAAVRLPGNTPGETYLRGDLVVEAAKAAGADAVHPGYGFLSEHAGFARAVIDAGLTWVGPPVAAIEAMGSKIEAKKMMADAGVPMLTDLEPADVTSDMLPVLIKASAGGGGRGMRVVRTLDSLQDEIAAAQREAGSAFGDDAVFCERYLERGRHIEVQVMADAHGTVWAVGERECSIQRRHQKVIEEAPSPLVERTPGMREKLYEAARDAAAAIGYTGAGTVEFLATDDGEFFFLEMNTRLQVEHPVTEATTGLDLVALQFDVAAGLPLPSAEPPAAHGWSLEARLYAEDPANDYTPGSGTLWALDVPGVSSRFSGPHHPGIRLDSGVEPGPDGALIGVHYDPMLAKVISYGRTRTEACVSLAGALSRAKVHGLTTNRAQLVRVLRHPEFIAGNLSTAFLDDHGAQSLAAPLADAEAVQISALAAAVVSGTADHAAGPVALAQAGFRNVGRTLQKRTFRIGEDELEVSYLRDRSGPRPDGELADVVSIEDVSADSAVLAVRGVRRVFTVARYETPGADTVVEVDSPLGPVSLVEPPRYTDPAAEVAAGSLLAPMPGSVIRVAVSVGDTVTAGQPLLWMEAMKMEHTIAAAVDGIVTELPVEVGTQVESGTVLAVVTEPATDTHGTDTDGAATDSVGTDTTTAQE
- a CDS encoding acyl-CoA dehydrogenase family protein, giving the protein MTDISPIPNPVIDTDEQAQLRKVAYDLGCRYGLEYMRSKSDAGETTDELWTEAGKLGLLGVNLPEEYGGGGAGMTELAIVEEELSAAGAGLLMMVVSPAINGTIISRFGTEAQKKRWLPGIASGETITSFAITEPDAGSNSHAITTTARRDGSDFLISGQKTYISGVDQADAILVVARLEGSTSGRLEPALFMVPTDAPGLERTHIPTEVRTPERQFQLYFDDVRVPAEALIGDGDTALLMLFAGLNPERIMASGMACGTARFALDRATKYANERAVWKTPIGAHQGVAHPLAQCKIELELARLMMRKAAALVDAGRDDLAGEAANMAKYASGEVSARSVDQAIQTLGGNGLSVEYGLAGMLAASRLPRIAPVSREMILNYVAQHSLGLPKSY